Proteins encoded by one window of Rutidosis leptorrhynchoides isolate AG116_Rl617_1_P2 chromosome 7, CSIRO_AGI_Rlap_v1, whole genome shotgun sequence:
- the LOC139857778 gene encoding pentatricopeptide repeat-containing protein At3g49710: protein MNQILSWSLHNFTNLLKTCISQRDLITGKTLHTIYIKTLIPNSTYLSNHFILLYSKCRRLSAARNAFDVVPHPNVFSFNTIVAAYAKESQPTIARQLFDEIPQPDIVSYNTLISAYADRGETRPALDLFMEMRELGFEMDGFTFSAAVTAACKDFCLIRQLHKLAISGGFNMYTSVNNSLITYYSKNGYLDYAKWIFNDMGSDKDEVTWNSMIVAYSQHRDGLKALALYREMLHLGLRIDIYTLASVLTAFTCLEDLRGGLQFHCQLIKKGYNQNTHVGSGLIDFYSKCNGGMSNCKNVFDEIIGPDLVLWNTMVSGYSQKDDLSEEAITCFINMQREGYCPDDCTFVCVISASSNLSSPNQGKQIHCLALKSDIPSNRISVNNALITMYSKCGNLKDARQVFDNMPEHNTVTLNSLITGYAQHGLQTEALDLFKHMLEANISPTRITFVSILSACAHTGKVEEGRKYFNLMTENYGIQPDEEHFACMIDLFGRAGKLDEAERFIENMPFNPGTVGWGSLLGACRTHGNLELAVKAANQCLLLDPSNAAPYVILAHMYAKDNKWDEVAMIRKSMRNNGAKKNPGCSWIEINKKVHVFVAEDSSHPMLNEIARFWEELVKKMKRAGYVPDVKWALVRDHDIMEDEKETSLGRHSEKLAVVFGLLSTKDGQPLYVVKNLRICGDCHNAIKIISSLTRREITVRDARRFHCFKDGQCSCGDYW, encoded by the coding sequence atgaacCAAATTTTATCATGGTCTTTGCATAACTTCACTAATTTGCTCAAAACATGCATTTCACAGAGAGATTTAATAACAGGAAAGACCTTACACACCATCTACATCAAAACCCTAATCCCAAATTCAACCTATCTTTCAAATCACTTCATTCTCCTTTACTCCAAATGCCGCCGTTTATCCGCCGCAAGGAACGCCTTTGATGTCGTCCCACACCCAAACGTATTCTCCTTCAACACCATTGTCGCAGCATACGCTAAAGAATCACAACCCACCATTGCCCGCCAACTGTTCGACGAAATTCCTCAACCAGATATTGTGTCTTACAACACCCTCATTTCGGCTTACGCTGATCGAGGTGAAACCCGTCCTGCTCTTGACTTGTTTATGGAAATGCGTGAGTTGGGTTTTGAAATGGATGGGTTTACATTCTCTGCTGCTGTTACAGCAGCTTGTAAAGATTTTTGCTTGATTCGTCAGCTTCATAAATTGGCAATTTCGGGCGGGTTTAATATGTATACCTCTGTGAATAACAGTCTCATTACTTACTATAGCAAAAATGGATATTTGGATTACGCaaaatggattttcaatgatatgggTAGTGATAAAGATGAGGTGACATGGAATTCGATGATTGTGGCATACAGTCAGCATCGAGACGGATTAAAAGCACTTGCGTTATATCGTGAAATGCTTCATTTGGGTTTAAGAATTGATATATACACTTTAGCTAGCGTATTAACTGCGTTTACCTGCCTTGAAGATTTGCGTGGAGGGCTTCAGTTTCATTGTCAGTTAATCAAGAAAGGGTACAACCAGAACACACACGTGGGAAGCGGTTTAATTGATTTTTACTCGAAATGTAATGGGGGTATGTCGAATTGTAAGAACGTGTTTGATGAAATAATCGGCCCCGATTTGGTTCTATGGAACACCATGGTTTCAGGGTACTCTCAAAAAGACGATTTATCAGAAGAGGCTATTACTTGTTTTATAAATATGCAACGCGAAGGTTATTGCCCGGATGATTGCACGTTTGTTTGTGTAATTAGTgcaagttcgaatctttcttcacCAAATCAAGGGAAACAGATTCATTGTCTTGCACTTAAATCCGATATTCCATCGAATAGAATATCCGTAAATAATGCTCTAATTACCATGTACTCTAAATGTGGAAACTTGAAAGATGCACGCCAAGTGTTTGATAATATGCCTGAGCATAATACTGTCACATTAAACTCATTGATCACAGGTTACGCGCAACATGGATTGCAAACAGAAGCATTAGATCTTTTCAAACATATGCTCGAAGCAAATATATCACCTACACGTATTACATTCGTATCAATATTATCTGCTTGTGCACATACAGGAAAAGTTGAAGAAGGAAGAAAGTATTTTAATTTAATGACCGAGAATTATGGTATACAACCGGATGAAGAACACTTTGCTTGTATGATAGACTTATTCGGACGGGCGGGTAAACTTGATGAAGCTGAAAGGTTTATTGAGAACATGCCGTTTAACCCGGGTACTGTAGGATGGGGTTCGTTACTTGGAGCATGTAGGACCCACGGAAACTTGGAGTTAGCGGTTAAAGCTGCAAATCAGTGTCTTTTACTTGATCCTTCTAATGCAGCCCCATACGTGATTCTTGCACATATGTACGCGAAAGATAACAAATGGGACGAAGTTGCAATGATAAGAAAGTCTATGAGAAACAATGGAGCGAAAAAGAATCCTGGGTGCAGTTGGATCGAGATAAATAAGAAAGTGCACGTGTTTGTTGCAGAAGATAGTTCACACCCAATGTTGAATGAAATTGCAAGGTTTTGGGAAGAATTGGTAAAGAAGATGAAGCGAGCGGGATATGTGCCAGATGTCAAATGGGCATTGGTTAGAGATCATGATATAATGGAAGATGAAAAAGAGACGAGTTTAGGGCGTCATAGTGAGAAATTGGCTGTTGTGTTTGGATTGTTATCAACTAAAGACGGGCAACCGCTTTATGTTGTGAAGAATTTGAGAATTTGTGGTGATTGTCATAACGCGATCAAGATTATATCGAGTTTAACGCGTAGAGAGATTACTGTAAGAGATGCTCGTCGATTTCATTGTTTTAAAGATGGACAATGTTCGTGTGGA